The following are encoded in a window of Lichenicola cladoniae genomic DNA:
- a CDS encoding L,D-transpeptidase, translated as MSTLSYDGTAHQITFKDRGGRTVGTWTAYNNTDRHATLNFVPSGTYSFADTHKGYPHRSDPNGPYGSFGILRFNVPGHTGVGVHSGRAAAVFMPGPPHQTMGCIRTTDEAMGKITAIIGSDPLSTIAVTRNSAMVAQHGVHIEAHHAR; from the coding sequence ATGTCAACGCTGAGCTACGATGGAACGGCCCATCAGATAACCTTCAAGGATCGTGGCGGACGCACGGTCGGCACCTGGACCGCCTATAACAACACGGACCGCCATGCCACGCTGAACTTCGTGCCCAGTGGAACCTACTCGTTCGCAGACACGCACAAGGGATACCCTCACAGGTCCGACCCGAATGGCCCATACGGATCGTTTGGCATCCTGCGGTTCAACGTGCCCGGTCATACGGGTGTAGGGGTTCACTCAGGCCGAGCCGCTGCGGTCTTTATGCCAGGTCCTCCCCATCAGACGATGGGCTGCATCCGCACCACCGATGAAGCTATGGGCAAGATCACCGCGATCATCGGCTCCGACCCGCTGTCCACAATCGCCGTCACTCGAAACAGCGCGATGGTCGCCCAGCACGGTGTCCACATCGAGGCTCACCATGCACGCTAG
- a CDS encoding efflux RND transporter permease subunit, giving the protein MRLSHVFIERPILATVFSAFVTLIGLGALFTLPIAQYPEIVPPTVQITTTYPGASAETVSKTVATPLEQSINGVENMLYMSSQSTGDGKLTITVTFKIGTDLNVAQMLTQNRVEDAQPRLPDDVQRLGVQVRKSTPNILLAVHLVSPDKSRDDLYLSNYATLHVKDMLARLAGVGDVQLFGTRDYAMRIWLDPDRIAAYHLNAGEVLAALRAQNVQVSAGILNQPPVPSHEAFQLNVQTLGRLSTPEQFDNVIIKNDGAGRVTRLRDVGHATIGAADYGATAYADRGPGLPLLIFAQPGANSLAVEHEVLSTMKTLSKDFPAGLSYQIIYDPTIFVAKSVHEVIETIFIAILLVVAVVILFLQTWRASLIPVVAIPVSLIGTFTILAAVGISLNNLSLFGLVLAVGIVVDDAIVVVENVERNIRLGMAPKEAAHRTMDEVGGALIAIALTLCAVFVPTAFISGISGEFFRQFAVTISASTVISCLVSLTLSPALCALLFKPHQEHHGRRSLAARGIDGFFGGFNRGFERLSNVYGRLTSRLVHLLGAVIVAYVLLIVVAGIQFARTPTGFIPEQDQGYLITVVQLPPGATLERTEAVVKQAVEIIMTTKGVEHVAPFAGLDATTFTVASNAGTIFSGLPTLYNHHIPGVTATTVLADLRRRLSVIQGAFVLTIPPPPVQGLGTAGGFKMMLQDRAGLGPDALAAAANKLVAAANHDPSFAGVFTLFSTRTPSVFADIDREKAEKVGLTPNDVFDAMQVYLGSQYVNDFNYLGRTYEVIAQADGAFRRDLSDITRLKARNSSGEMVPIGTVARITRQTAPYRVPRYDLFPAAEVMGAAAPGVATGTSLARMEQLAHEVLPPGIGFEWTELAYQQQQQGIPTLLVFGASALFVFLVLAALYESWRLPLAVILIVPMCLLASVTGLSLRGMPIDILAQIGFVVLVGLAAKNAILIVEFAKQEEDAGSPPDRAAIHAARTRLRPILMTSLAFIMGVAPLAVATGSGAEMRQSLGTAVFFGMLGVTCFGLLFTPAFYTAVRLFLRRRSVVAVSTRETVDS; this is encoded by the coding sequence ATGCGCCTCTCCCACGTCTTTATCGAACGGCCGATCCTGGCAACCGTCTTCAGCGCGTTCGTGACGCTGATCGGCCTTGGTGCGCTCTTTACCCTGCCGATTGCGCAGTATCCCGAGATCGTTCCGCCGACCGTCCAGATCACCACGACCTATCCCGGCGCCTCGGCCGAGACAGTCAGCAAGACGGTCGCGACGCCGCTCGAGCAGTCGATCAACGGCGTCGAGAACATGCTCTACATGAGCAGCCAATCGACCGGTGACGGCAAGCTTACCATCACCGTCACCTTCAAGATCGGCACCGACCTCAACGTCGCTCAGATGCTGACGCAGAACCGTGTCGAAGACGCCCAGCCGCGTCTGCCCGACGACGTCCAGCGCCTCGGTGTCCAGGTCAGGAAATCGACCCCGAACATCCTGCTGGCCGTCCATCTGGTATCGCCCGACAAGTCGCGCGACGACCTTTATCTGTCGAACTACGCGACGCTGCACGTGAAGGACATGCTCGCCCGGCTTGCCGGCGTCGGCGATGTCCAGCTGTTCGGGACGCGCGACTACGCAATGCGGATCTGGCTCGATCCGGACCGGATCGCCGCCTACCACCTTAACGCGGGCGAGGTGCTTGCGGCACTCCGGGCACAGAACGTGCAGGTTTCCGCCGGTATCCTGAACCAGCCGCCGGTGCCCTCGCATGAGGCATTCCAGCTCAACGTGCAGACGCTGGGCAGGCTGTCGACGCCCGAGCAGTTCGACAACGTGATCATCAAGAACGATGGCGCCGGCCGCGTGACCCGGCTCCGCGACGTCGGACACGCGACCATCGGTGCGGCCGATTATGGCGCGACCGCGTATGCCGACCGCGGCCCGGGCCTACCGCTGCTGATCTTCGCGCAGCCGGGTGCCAATTCACTGGCGGTCGAGCACGAAGTCCTGTCGACGATGAAGACCCTCTCCAAGGACTTCCCGGCCGGGCTCAGCTACCAGATCATCTACGACCCGACGATCTTCGTGGCGAAGTCGGTCCACGAGGTCATCGAGACGATCTTCATCGCGATCCTTCTCGTGGTGGCGGTGGTGATCCTCTTCCTGCAGACCTGGCGCGCTTCGCTCATTCCGGTGGTGGCGATCCCGGTCTCGCTGATCGGCACGTTCACCATCCTTGCGGCCGTCGGCATATCGCTCAACAACCTGTCCCTCTTCGGCCTCGTGCTCGCGGTCGGCATCGTCGTGGACGATGCGATCGTCGTGGTCGAGAACGTCGAGCGCAACATCCGACTCGGCATGGCCCCGAAGGAGGCGGCCCATCGCACCATGGACGAGGTGGGCGGCGCCCTCATCGCGATCGCACTGACGCTGTGCGCCGTGTTCGTCCCGACCGCCTTCATCTCCGGGATCAGCGGCGAGTTCTTCCGCCAGTTCGCAGTGACGATCTCGGCTTCGACCGTCATCTCGTGCCTGGTGTCCCTGACGCTGAGCCCGGCGCTCTGCGCACTGCTGTTCAAGCCGCACCAGGAGCACCATGGGAGGCGCTCGCTCGCGGCGCGCGGGATCGACGGGTTCTTCGGAGGGTTCAACAGGGGCTTCGAACGCCTCTCGAACGTGTATGGACGCCTGACGAGCCGGCTCGTGCACCTGCTCGGCGCCGTCATCGTGGCCTATGTCCTGCTGATCGTGGTGGCAGGGATCCAGTTCGCGCGCACCCCGACCGGGTTCATTCCGGAACAGGACCAGGGCTACCTGATCACCGTCGTGCAGTTGCCGCCCGGTGCGACGCTCGAGCGGACCGAGGCGGTCGTCAAGCAGGCGGTCGAGATCATCATGACGACCAAGGGCGTCGAGCATGTGGCGCCCTTCGCCGGGCTGGATGCGACGACCTTCACCGTCGCCTCGAACGCCGGCACGATCTTCTCCGGGTTGCCGACGCTGTATAACCATCACATCCCCGGTGTGACGGCGACCACGGTTCTCGCCGATCTGCGGCGTCGCCTTTCGGTCATCCAGGGCGCCTTCGTGCTCACCATCCCGCCGCCGCCGGTGCAGGGCCTCGGCACCGCGGGCGGGTTCAAGATGATGTTGCAGGACCGTGCGGGACTGGGTCCCGATGCACTGGCCGCCGCCGCCAACAAGCTGGTTGCCGCTGCCAATCACGATCCCTCGTTCGCCGGCGTCTTCACCCTCTTCAGCACCCGTACCCCGTCCGTCTTCGCCGACATCGACCGCGAGAAGGCCGAGAAAGTCGGGCTCACCCCGAACGACGTGTTCGATGCGATGCAGGTCTATCTGGGCTCGCAATACGTCAACGACTTCAACTATCTCGGACGGACCTACGAGGTCATCGCCCAGGCCGACGGCGCCTTCCGTCGTGATCTCAGCGACATCACGCGGCTGAAGGCTCGTAATTCGTCAGGCGAAATGGTGCCGATCGGGACCGTGGCCCGGATCACGCGCCAGACCGCTCCCTACCGCGTACCGCGCTACGACCTCTTCCCGGCGGCCGAGGTCATGGGTGCCGCGGCGCCCGGCGTGGCGACCGGCACGTCGCTCGCCAGGATGGAACAGCTCGCCCACGAGGTGCTGCCGCCCGGCATCGGCTTCGAATGGACCGAGCTTGCCTATCAGCAGCAGCAGCAGGGCATCCCGACCCTGCTGGTCTTCGGCGCCTCCGCCCTGTTCGTGTTCCTGGTCCTTGCCGCACTCTATGAGAGCTGGCGTCTCCCGCTCGCGGTCATCCTGATCGTGCCGATGTGCCTTCTCGCCTCGGTCACCGGCCTGTCGCTGCGCGGCATGCCGATCGACATCCTGGCGCAGATCGGCTTCGTCGTCCTGGTGGGCCTGGCCGCGAAGAACGCGATCCTGATCGTGGAGTTCGCCAAGCAGGAGGAGGATGCGGGCTCTCCTCCCGATCGCGCCGCCATCCACGCGGCACGCACCCGCCTCCGCCCGATCCTGATGACGTCACTCGCCTTCATCATGGGCGTGGCACCGCTCGCGGTGGCGACCGGCTCCGGCGCCGAGATGCGCCAGTCGCTCGGCACCGCGGTGTTCTTCGGGATGCTCGGGGTAACCTGCTTCGGCCTGCTGTTCACACCTGCATTCTACACTGCCGTCCGGTTGTTCCTGCGCCGCAGAAGCGTGGTTGCGGTATCGACGCGGGAGACCGTGGACTCCTGA
- a CDS encoding MFS transporter, protein MRIIAAAVFGNALEWYDFTIYAFLAPIIGRQFFPKSTDTVALLATFAVFGIGFVARPLGGVLIGFVGDRAGRKPALLLTIMLMAVGTVAIGLLPGYASIGLAAPALLVLARAFQGFSAGGEWGSSASFLVEWAPAEKRGLIGSCHTGSIFIGQLVGTGVAASLTTLLGSASMESWGWRVPFLLGALIGPLGLLARRRIDETPVFLRISQSSASAASIAATRMPIRTMMFAFCFVAVQSVSIYVFLAYFPTFLQRNLGWTPSLSLWSTALATIATGIAVVGSGFLSDRIGRKPALLFSCSVFLLLSYPLVWLMLHVHSIFLGIAVQVILSANCGLFIGSMTTALVEMFPTRRRLTGLNTAYNLASMVFGGFAPFIATGLISLTGQAIAVTYYVILGALVSLPAVLMFRETAGQPLD, encoded by the coding sequence TTGCGGATCATCGCCGCGGCGGTGTTCGGGAACGCGCTGGAATGGTATGATTTCACCATCTATGCATTTCTCGCGCCAATCATCGGGCGGCAGTTCTTTCCAAAGTCGACCGACACCGTAGCACTCCTGGCCACCTTCGCAGTGTTCGGTATCGGCTTCGTAGCCAGGCCACTCGGTGGCGTGCTGATCGGCTTCGTCGGCGACCGGGCGGGCCGAAAACCGGCGTTGTTGTTGACGATTATGTTGATGGCCGTCGGAACCGTAGCGATCGGTCTGCTGCCAGGCTACGCCAGTATCGGCCTGGCAGCCCCGGCCCTCCTGGTGCTGGCGCGTGCATTTCAGGGCTTTTCCGCAGGTGGGGAATGGGGGAGTTCAGCATCGTTCCTGGTCGAATGGGCGCCGGCCGAAAAACGCGGCTTGATCGGTAGCTGCCATACCGGCAGCATTTTCATCGGACAGCTTGTCGGCACGGGTGTGGCCGCATCACTCACTACCCTGCTGGGATCTGCCTCGATGGAAAGCTGGGGCTGGCGTGTGCCGTTCCTGCTTGGCGCACTGATCGGACCGCTTGGCCTACTCGCGCGTCGGCGGATCGACGAGACCCCGGTCTTTCTAAGGATATCCCAGTCATCTGCGTCAGCAGCATCCATTGCAGCAACGCGGATGCCGATACGCACGATGATGTTCGCGTTCTGTTTCGTCGCGGTGCAGTCTGTTTCGATCTACGTGTTTCTCGCCTATTTCCCGACCTTCTTGCAGAGAAACCTTGGCTGGACGCCAAGCCTTTCTTTATGGTCAACAGCACTTGCCACCATTGCCACAGGTATCGCAGTCGTGGGGTCCGGCTTCCTCTCCGACCGGATCGGGCGCAAGCCGGCTTTGTTGTTCAGCTGCTCAGTATTTCTGCTATTGTCGTATCCGCTCGTCTGGCTGATGCTGCATGTGCATTCCATATTCCTTGGAATTGCGGTGCAAGTCATCCTGAGCGCTAACTGCGGCCTGTTCATCGGCAGCATGACCACCGCCTTGGTGGAGATGTTTCCAACTCGCCGGCGGTTGACCGGGCTCAATACCGCCTACAATCTTGCATCGATGGTCTTTGGTGGATTTGCACCCTTCATCGCTACCGGGCTTATCTCTCTGACGGGTCAAGCTATTGCGGTGACTTACTACGTCATTCTCGGCGCGCTGGTCTCGCTCCCAGCGGTGCTGATGTTTCGTGAAACGGCTGGCCAGCCGCTCGACTGA
- a CDS encoding EAL domain-containing protein, translating into MKGQPTGLGSLTIETGLWFFVLLASHSADKTECVLKDGKPCKHEMLQELLRRQIVLTRFGELALRSDDLDAILTEACHLVREALDTDLAKVIELQEDQVTLLVRAGVGWKPGVVGIATIYAADDTSEGHALKLQEPVISPDIETETRFRYPAYLTDNGVRAFVNVIIKGGKDRPPFGILQVDSRTARKFTEEDTIFLSSYANLLAPAVDRFRVIGDVRQGQALLRESEARLARAISAAGMSTWEWDPASDTLRFSHGFEALHGQEVGTLPRMASLRQVVHREDWPALTVALDRALRGDAQGSLTIEFRITLPQGEVRWLRSTGHAEFDTKGAPMRLAGVTQDITISRNAEERIAHMARHDELTGLLNRRALRERLEDALLRSQRGEGCAILALDLDRFKDVNDTLGHAVGDGVLHSVANRLLDATRETGVVARPGGDEFVVIQFGLRQPQDAETLATRIVTMLGEPHELDGHEVTTGVSIGIAIAPTDGTEVEQVLKCADLALYDAKSDDESRFRFFEPEMQARAQERRQLVADLRLAVVRNEFELHYQPLVDLAQNRVIAFEALVRWRHPVRGLVPPDAFIRLAEETGLIEPIGKWILFKACADAVGWLPDTKVAVNLSAVQFAKGDLAATVAAALEGAGLTPGRLELEITESLLLDEDDATLAMLRRLHDYGVSISMDDFGIGYSSLSYISKYPFDKVKIDRSFIAAGEGKSGAAIIRAIVELCRSLGIPTTAEGIETRRQLEQVVSLGCSEGQGYFFAPPRPLADIPPMLGGPQWPHHSAVH; encoded by the coding sequence GTGAAGGGACAGCCCACAGGCCTCGGCAGTCTCACGATTGAGACTGGATTGTGGTTTTTCGTTTTGCTAGCGTCCCATAGCGCCGACAAGACGGAGTGTGTTCTGAAAGACGGCAAGCCCTGCAAGCATGAGATGCTACAAGAGCTCCTGCGGCGGCAGATCGTCCTGACGCGGTTTGGAGAGCTCGCCCTTCGCTCGGACGACCTTGACGCAATCTTGACCGAGGCCTGCCATCTGGTACGCGAGGCCTTGGACACGGATCTCGCGAAGGTCATCGAATTACAGGAAGACCAGGTCACGCTACTCGTGCGCGCGGGGGTAGGCTGGAAACCCGGTGTCGTCGGCATCGCAACCATCTACGCCGCCGACGACACCTCCGAAGGCCACGCCCTGAAGCTGCAAGAACCGGTAATCTCTCCCGATATCGAGACGGAGACACGGTTCAGGTATCCGGCCTACCTGACGGACAATGGCGTCAGGGCCTTCGTCAATGTGATCATCAAGGGCGGCAAGGACAGGCCGCCGTTCGGCATTCTGCAGGTCGACAGCCGCACGGCGCGCAAGTTCACCGAGGAAGACACTATCTTCCTCAGCAGCTACGCCAATCTTCTAGCGCCCGCGGTGGACCGGTTTCGCGTCATCGGTGACGTCCGCCAGGGGCAAGCCCTCTTGCGTGAAAGCGAGGCCCGGCTGGCTCGTGCCATTTCGGCTGCAGGCATGAGCACGTGGGAGTGGGATCCGGCGAGCGACACGCTTCGGTTTTCGCACGGCTTCGAGGCCCTCCATGGACAGGAGGTCGGCACCTTGCCGCGCATGGCGTCTCTCAGGCAGGTCGTGCACCGGGAAGACTGGCCGGCCCTGACCGTTGCTCTGGATCGCGCGTTGCGCGGAGACGCCCAGGGCAGCCTGACTATCGAGTTCCGGATCACGCTTCCACAGGGTGAGGTGCGCTGGCTGCGATCGACCGGGCATGCGGAGTTCGACACGAAAGGTGCGCCCATGCGCCTCGCCGGTGTCACGCAGGACATCACGATCAGCCGCAACGCCGAGGAACGTATCGCTCACATGGCCCGGCACGACGAGCTGACGGGTCTGCTCAACCGACGTGCGCTGCGGGAGCGGCTGGAGGATGCGCTGCTCCGGAGCCAGCGTGGCGAAGGCTGCGCAATACTTGCGCTCGACCTCGACCGCTTCAAGGACGTCAACGACACGCTGGGGCACGCCGTCGGCGATGGGGTGCTGCATTCGGTGGCGAACCGCCTGCTCGATGCCACGCGCGAGACCGGCGTCGTGGCGCGGCCCGGCGGCGACGAGTTCGTCGTCATCCAGTTCGGCCTGCGGCAGCCACAGGATGCCGAGACCCTGGCAACGCGGATCGTCACGATGCTCGGCGAGCCGCACGAGTTAGACGGGCATGAGGTCACCACCGGGGTCAGCATCGGCATCGCCATTGCGCCGACGGATGGAACAGAGGTGGAGCAGGTGCTGAAATGCGCCGACCTGGCACTATACGATGCCAAGTCGGACGACGAGAGCCGGTTCAGGTTCTTCGAGCCGGAAATGCAGGCCCGTGCACAAGAACGCAGGCAACTGGTGGCGGACCTTCGTCTTGCGGTGGTCAGGAATGAATTCGAGCTGCATTACCAGCCACTCGTCGACCTGGCACAGAACCGGGTCATTGCTTTCGAGGCGCTCGTCCGATGGCGGCATCCGGTGCGCGGCCTCGTGCCGCCAGACGCATTCATTCGCCTGGCCGAGGAAACCGGCCTGATCGAGCCGATCGGCAAATGGATTCTCTTCAAGGCCTGCGCCGATGCTGTCGGGTGGTTGCCCGACACGAAGGTGGCGGTGAACCTTTCGGCCGTGCAGTTCGCCAAGGGCGATCTGGCCGCAACGGTCGCAGCTGCCCTGGAAGGGGCGGGGCTGACGCCGGGACGCCTGGAGCTGGAAATTACCGAAAGCCTCCTGCTCGATGAAGACGACGCTACCCTGGCGATGCTCCGGCGGCTCCATGATTATGGCGTGTCGATTTCGATGGATGATTTCGGGATCGGCTACTCCTCCCTGAGCTATATCTCGAAATACCCATTCGACAAGGTAAAGATCGACCGCTCGTTTATTGCCGCGGGCGAGGGAAAGAGTGGTGCTGCAATCATCCGCGCAATCGTGGAATTGTGCCGGAGTCTCGGCATTCCAACGACTGCGGAAGGGATCGAGACCCGCAGGCAATTGGAGCAGGTTGTCAGTCTGGGATGTTCCGAGGGACAGGGCTATTTCTTCGCACCCCCGCGTCCCCTGGCGGATATTCCGCCAATGCTCGGCGGCCCGCAATGGCCCCACCATTCCGCGGTTCATTAG
- a CDS encoding TetR/AcrR family transcriptional regulator — MGRHKKFDPDIALAAALDVFRRQGFEGTSLTDLTKAMGIQRPSLYAAFGSKEELFRKALERYRSECPVFSAIACGESSARAMAERLLYGSADQQLDGAQPPGCLITLGAVLCSDEHFSVRQLLADTRRTTQEALQTRFDRAVTDGELPDGTDTASLACYLMAVVHGMAVLVASGTSRSALRDVAAFALRAWPTKPDCH; from the coding sequence GTGGGGCGACACAAGAAATTCGATCCGGACATCGCCCTTGCGGCAGCACTTGACGTGTTCCGGCGACAAGGCTTCGAAGGCACGTCCCTGACCGACCTGACGAAGGCGATGGGAATTCAACGGCCAAGCCTCTATGCCGCGTTCGGCAGCAAGGAGGAGCTCTTCCGGAAGGCACTCGAGCGTTACCGGTCCGAATGCCCGGTGTTCAGCGCAATCGCCTGTGGCGAAAGCAGCGCGAGAGCCATGGCCGAACGACTGCTCTACGGCTCCGCGGACCAGCAGCTCGACGGCGCACAGCCACCAGGGTGCCTTATCACCCTGGGCGCGGTGCTCTGTTCCGATGAGCATTTCTCCGTGAGGCAACTCCTAGCCGATACGCGGCGGACGACGCAAGAAGCATTACAGACGCGTTTTGATCGGGCTGTCACGGACGGCGAACTGCCTGACGGAACGGATACCGCGTCGCTCGCCTGCTACCTGATGGCCGTCGTCCACGGCATGGCGGTCCTGGTGGCTTCAGGAACAAGCCGGAGCGCCTTGCGCGACGTCGCCGCGTTCGCGCTGCGAGCGTGGCCGACGAAGCCGGATTGTCACTAA
- a CDS encoding efflux RND transporter periplasmic adaptor subunit, with translation MNDIETIKTTKTAGNEPARGPRRSRAGILAGSTALAVLALSAGFLVLDGAARPSHAIQAPPPPPSVLVSEPLRQDVSQEVHLLGQFSAVDRVELRAQVGGTLSEIDFKDGQIVHKDDLLFVIDPRPYEIKLASAVASVQTAKARLDLATSQLWRAQQLKRTDFGTAENVDQRSNDLRAATAALATSDEAVRDAQLDLEYCRVTAPFDGRINDHQVSVRSLVSGSRAGASATTLLATVVSLDPIHLDFDMSENDFLAFQRAHTPGQLGETVRFRLGDEKHATHTGKLDFIDNTLDRSSGTIHARALVDNHDLFLVPGEFARLVVEIGRPTPSLLVPDQAVMLDQSQSLLLTVGPDGTVIPKPVEVGALYKGLRVVQSGLLPTDRVIVDGLMHAMPGTKVTPTASAIHFAADDGRD, from the coding sequence ATGAACGATATCGAAACGATCAAGACGACCAAAACTGCAGGCAACGAGCCCGCGCGGGGTCCCCGCCGCAGTCGCGCCGGCATCCTGGCCGGGTCGACCGCGCTCGCGGTCCTGGCCCTGTCCGCGGGGTTCCTGGTGCTCGATGGCGCCGCGAGACCCAGCCACGCCATCCAGGCGCCACCGCCGCCGCCGAGCGTGCTGGTGAGCGAGCCGCTGCGCCAGGACGTCTCCCAGGAGGTCCATCTGCTGGGGCAGTTCTCCGCCGTCGATCGCGTCGAACTGCGGGCCCAGGTGGGCGGGACGCTCTCCGAGATCGATTTCAAGGATGGGCAGATCGTTCACAAGGACGACCTCCTGTTCGTCATCGACCCGCGCCCGTACGAGATCAAGCTCGCGAGTGCGGTCGCCTCGGTCCAGACCGCGAAGGCTCGCCTTGATCTCGCAACGTCGCAGCTCTGGCGGGCCCAGCAGCTCAAGCGCACCGATTTCGGGACCGCCGAGAACGTCGACCAGCGCTCGAACGACCTCCGCGCGGCCACCGCTGCGCTCGCCACCTCCGATGAGGCGGTCCGCGATGCCCAGCTCGACCTTGAATATTGCCGCGTGACCGCGCCGTTCGACGGACGGATCAACGACCACCAGGTCTCGGTCCGGAGCCTGGTCAGCGGCAGCCGCGCCGGCGCGAGCGCCACCACCCTGCTCGCCACCGTCGTGTCGCTCGACCCGATCCACCTTGATTTCGACATGAGCGAGAACGATTTCCTCGCCTTCCAGCGTGCCCACACACCGGGGCAACTCGGCGAGACCGTGCGGTTCCGGCTCGGGGACGAGAAGCATGCGACCCACACCGGCAAGCTCGATTTCATCGACAATACCCTGGACCGCAGCAGCGGCACGATCCACGCCCGCGCGCTGGTCGACAATCACGACCTGTTCCTGGTGCCCGGCGAGTTTGCGCGACTGGTCGTCGAGATCGGCCGTCCCACTCCAAGCCTGCTGGTGCCGGACCAGGCGGTGATGCTCGACCAGTCGCAGTCGCTCCTGCTCACTGTCGGGCCGGACGGGACCGTGATCCCCAAGCCGGTCGAGGTCGGTGCCCTCTACAAGGGACTTCGCGTCGTCCAGAGCGGTCTTCTGCCGACCGACCGGGTGATCGTCGACGGGCTGATGCACGCGATGCCCGGCACCAAGGTCACGCCGACGGCGAGCGCTATCCATTTCGCCGCCGACGACGGCCGCGACTGA
- a CDS encoding NAD(P)-dependent oxidoreductase codes for MPSPRGPAKTSRFVERGASSAANPAAAARVDTVFTMLANDDALEAVAFGDAGLLAAGPGILHVSCSTVTVALTNQRTEAHAAAGQRLNSAQVLGRPDVAASGELAIISAGPAGDLDRAQPFFDAIGSKTLRVGDRPAMAAAAKATVNFGIAAIIETISEQMRIAAAQGVSHGCMAELLIETDFGARIFASYAPMIAEQHFEPAGFPLRLGRKDIGLAIMNSDGAELPLANLLATRMDAIIEAGGGERDWSSLGQPVRA; via the coding sequence ATTCCGTCTCCCCGGGGCCCCGCAAAGACGTCGCGGTTCGTCGAGCGCGGTGCGTCGTCAGCGGCCAATCCGGCAGCGGCAGCACGGGTTGATACGGTGTTCACCATGCTGGCCAACGACGACGCGCTGGAGGCAGTGGCCTTCGGCGACGCAGGGCTGCTCGCGGCAGGGCCGGGCATCCTGCATGTGTCGTGCAGTACGGTCACTGTCGCGCTGACCAATCAGCGTACAGAAGCGCATGCGGCGGCAGGTCAGCGCTTGAACTCGGCGCAGGTGCTTGGCCGGCCCGACGTGGCTGCTTCCGGCGAATTGGCGATCATCAGCGCCGGTCCGGCGGGCGATCTGGACAGGGCGCAGCCGTTCTTCGACGCCATCGGTTCCAAGACGCTGCGCGTGGGTGACCGGCCGGCGATGGCGGCGGCGGCCAAGGCAACTGTAAATTTCGGTATTGCCGCGATCATCGAGACGATCAGCGAGCAGATGCGTATCGCCGCGGCACAGGGCGTTTCGCATGGGTGCATGGCGGAGCTGCTGATCGAGACCGATTTCGGTGCGCGGATCTTTGCCAGCTACGCTCCGATGATTGCGGAACAGCACTTCGAGCCTGCAGGGTTTCCGCTTCGGCTGGGCAGGAAAGACATCGGCTTGGCGATCATGAACTCCGACGGCGCGGAGTTGCCGTTGGCCAATCTCCTCGCAACGCGGATGGATGCGATCATAGAAGCCGGTGGGGGCGAACGTGACTGGTCGTCTTTGGGTCAGCCGGTCAGGGCATGA
- a CDS encoding prohibitin family protein: protein MALNPFYSVSSGYIGVKTVFGAIQHEQLDPGLHFRTPFISSIHEISVQPNTSVTDETAATHDQQNVTTRTAVTWSIDPGFADIIYQNYRSLDALQSIILAPIVANDMKAVISKYDAQQLVTERAAVAEEIATIILRDFGRYHVLVSLGGVNITNLTFSQQYDQAIEAKQIAQQQALQAKYTLEQTQTSSQAQVVQAKAAADATVATAEGQAKATILQANADAQAYKAKQAALSPELLQLTAMQRWNGVLPTYMGGQAPLPFLSIQPHP, encoded by the coding sequence GTGGCCCTCAATCCGTTCTACTCGGTCTCGTCGGGCTACATCGGCGTCAAGACGGTTTTCGGCGCCATCCAGCACGAGCAGCTCGATCCAGGCCTGCATTTCCGCACGCCGTTCATCTCGTCGATTCACGAAATCAGCGTGCAGCCGAACACCTCGGTTACGGACGAGACGGCGGCAACCCACGACCAGCAGAACGTCACCACACGCACCGCGGTGACCTGGAGCATCGATCCAGGCTTTGCCGATATCATCTACCAGAACTACCGAAGCCTGGACGCGCTGCAATCGATCATCCTGGCTCCGATTGTTGCAAACGATATGAAGGCCGTCATCAGCAAGTACGATGCGCAACAGCTTGTCACCGAGCGCGCCGCCGTCGCCGAGGAGATCGCCACGATCATCCTGAGGGATTTCGGCAGGTATCATGTGCTGGTCAGCCTGGGCGGCGTGAACATAACGAACCTCACCTTCTCGCAGCAATACGACCAGGCGATCGAGGCAAAGCAGATCGCGCAGCAACAGGCCTTGCAGGCGAAATACACGCTGGAGCAGACGCAGACATCGTCGCAGGCGCAGGTCGTGCAGGCCAAGGCTGCCGCCGATGCGACGGTCGCGACGGCCGAGGGCCAGGCCAAGGCGACTATCCTGCAGGCCAATGCCGACGCCCAGGCCTACAAGGCAAAACAGGCAGCACTCAGCCCTGAGCTTCTACAGCTCACGGCGATGCAGCGCTGGAACGGCGTGTTGCCGACCTACATGGGCGGACAGGCACCGCTGCCGTTCCTGTCGATCCAGCCTCACCCGTAA